A window of Carassius carassius chromosome 48, fCarCar2.1, whole genome shotgun sequence genomic DNA:
AAACTACAATTGTGTGTttttaatatactatatatatatatatatatatatatatatatatatgtatatatatatatatatatacatacagtatatacagtacagacctaaagtttggacacacctcattcaaaaagctttctttattttcatgactatgaaaattgtaggttttacactgaaggcatcaaaactatgaattaacacatgtggaattatatatggaattatatacataacaaaaaagtgtgaaacaactgaaaatatgtcatattctaggttcttcaaagtagccaccttttgctttgattacactcttgctttgcacactcttggcattctcttgatgagcttcaagaggtagtcacctgaaatggtcttccaacagtcttgaaggagttccccgagagatgcttagcacttgttggcccttttgccttcagtctgcggtccagctcacccctaaaccatctcgattgggttcaggtccggtgactgtggaggccaggtcatctggcgcagcaccccatcactctccttcttggtcaaatagcccttgatgccttcagtgtgactctacaattttcatagtcatgaaaataaagaaaactctatgaataagaagttgtgtccaaacttttggtctgtactgtatatacaggggcgcccccaaggggtggccaggggtggccgtgtataaactctggccacccctgtggccacccctaggattatttgcagtgggtactattaatttaaatgcagaatgtcaattcaaaatagtttaagaagtgaaaaaaagtgcagcagctactgcagccacagttttgcatctctgagcaacattaaagtgtttcgttcctgaatgaataaaccgtttaaatgattcggttcaatcgcaatgactcacttatttacagtgactcgctgccacctattggcggttttaatttcacattttatggaaccttttcatttttttaataatttcaaacatcagttttcaatgttttatctttaaaatatcaaaacattatttatgcatttgtaactgcaggttaaagtattccatgttccacggagctgcattaaacagtgtgtaaaaacatctgaatagcacttcagatgcagcttctgttttatctgcattgcaaagatcaattttgttgatactgattgcatttgcttggtaacagcccaaatgcaagtatttgacctaaaatatggtgcacacttttagaaacaatggtgtaaaggtaaaaaaaaaaaaatcaggtgtcagcacaattaaaaataagatatcagcacaataacactcagcaaattagtgtaattatcgttatcgataaaatcctagagcTCACACATATAACTTTTtctctatattgcaaacccttaattttttttcctttattttaatgtgccaccccaaaatttactgtggcctcatttggccacccctgttaacattttctgggggcgccactgtgtatatatactttttttgggggggggggggttgtttttaGGATTATTGTATAATACATGTTCTACTTTCCTAATAACCCTGCTAAAAGAAATACAGCTAAAACCATCCTAAGCTTTATTGGCTATTTCCGTAGCTGACCATCCTTATGTAAGATTTAGCAACACCTAACAATCTCATCTGAGTCtgacattagcatattgctaagctACCATCGTAATACTTGAACAAACTCAAACAGTCTCAGCACATTGCTAAGCTAATGTCACAATACTTATTATAAtagcgtctgtcattagcatgttgctaagcgaACATCGCCATAGATGTGTATAGGTAGATGCAACATTCAACCACTCCAGACACGTCAGTGTGTTGTCACTCACAATAATAAACGAGTTGCCACAACATTGCGCAGCCTCTGGTGGTAAAAACCACCTGAATTTAAACTTTCACAGGTGTTGGTTTGtggttttaatatatatttactcagtATTACAGGTTTTTAAACTATACCACCTTCTAAATGTTTTGTTAGCTAACTGCTTTGTCTTGTTGTATTCTGCTAGTCTAGCAAAATCATCTTCGTAAGTCTATTGCAGATATAAATATTCATACATGCATATGTTGGGTTGCAGACACACAGGCAACATGCTCTTGAGTGTTCACGAACTGGTTTTGACTGTTCCAATATGGCAGACAGCTTACTTTTAGCTGCCCATAGAAACAGCCACTAATAGGACATCTTCCTATATGTATCTATCAACAACTCAATAGTTAAACTCTAATATTCTCAGTTGATTCTAATAGAGTCTGATGTTTGCATATTGCTACTTCAATGAACTCTAATAATTTCAACTTATTCTAAAAGTTTGATAAGGGTCCATtagtaaacattttatatttactcTGATAAGCCAATTGTGTGTCATATTTCACACTTTTGTGTGCTGTTTAGAAGCATTGTAACCTAAAATTCTGGTCTGTCTTTATGTTTCTTGCAGTTAAAGAGCTCTCTGGGCTCTCTGCTGCAGACTGGAGACAGAGAAATGGACCGTGAGCCGCTGGGCAGAGTGCCCTCTAGAGGTCTGGAGATTGCTCACCATATTGACTCCATAAAAGTCAGTGTGTGATTTACCCTAATGTCCTGTTAAGAATGACTTTTTTGTCTTAATTTCTTCTCAGCTCCATCTCCTCTCCCTAGCCGTTCCCGCTCCAGCTCTGTGGGCGAGTCTTTGGGTCTAGGTGGCGGGCGCTCAATGAGGACCATTGTGTCCCATCCCGCTTCATCCAATCCAGTCCTGCTGCCATTTGCCCGTGGTGACATGGTGACTGTGCTTATACAAGAACCACGCAATGGTTGGCTGTACGGACGCCATGACTCAAGCCTCCGGTGAGAGTGTTTACTATCAGTATCATTGCTAAAGGTGCGGTCACACTTCCCATTGCTttaccattgttttttttgtttttttcttcttttagtcAAGGCTGGTTTCCTGCTGCCTATGTGGGATCTACTGAAGACTTTCTACCTTTGGGCTCAAGGTAACGTTGAGTATATGAGTacttaaatttatataattttatgctaACGTCTTGACATTTTCAGTAGCACGTCGCACCGAAGCCACAGCATGAACAACCTCCTGGAGCcgaccagccaatcagaatattCAGACACCCAGGGCTACAGTGACATCCCGTCTCCAGTGGTACCTATGCGTCGTGCGTCGGCTGATCTTCGTCCAGTTTCTCCCCTCCCTGAAAAGAAGGCGGAGTCTAACAACGAGGTCAAAAACAGTCAGAAAACCTACAATGAGATTCCGCTTCCAGCCGCACCGCTCCGCCGTGGATCAGCTGATATTCGACCAATATCTCCCCTCCCTGACAGGAGGGCGGAGTCTCATTTTGAGAGCAAAGTAGAgcataaaaattataatgaactCCCGCCTCCGGCTCCGCCCCTTCCAAACTCTCCTCTCCCTGAGCGAAAGACCGAATCAACCTCTGAGGTAAGTGTTGAATCTATGCTGTAGTTTTCCATCAGAGGCTGTATTTGTATGAAATTCCTTTCATTATAAGGTTAAAATGTCAGCAAAATTTGAAATTCACGATGATGTTAAATATTTGATGTATTTAAAACTAGCTTATCTGTTTAAAACTAGCTTAATAGATTATCTATAGCTCTCACAAAGAAAACATAGGGAATTCTTTTAAAAAGGCATCAGACACCAAATTGAATCATTTCCATTGAATGTGCTATGATGATTTGCAAAAGAATTTTCTGAGTCAGATTCAGTTTCTTGTCAAGGCTCTCATTCGACTTTATCTTGGATGAGGTTATTAGTGATGTGTAATATGTATTTTGTGTGAATTTGAGCATTACAATAAAATCTGTTCAGTGTTTGCAGAGGCCAACCACTCATGGACAACCACCAGAGCACCCACTTTTTCCCAGGTATTACACACCTTGAGTCTTTGAGTTTTAATTTTCAACAGAaaattcaaacagaaacagaACAGAAACTAAGAAATATGTGAAATTAGTTCCCTATCGATACTCTAAAGACTGAAGCCTTTTTAATAatgtcaagtcaaatcaagtcacctttatttatatagcattttaaacaaaatacattgcgtcaaagcaactgaacaacattcattacgaaaaacagtgtgtcaataatgcaaaagtcTATAATGCAGTGTAACTGCATGGCCATTGGTTCATGCACTAAATTAAAAACTAAGCAATTGCTCGGCAGCAGAGCTGCACAAGCCTATGGCGACGAAGCCTGAAAGAGCCTTCCAATACGGGCAGGGCCACCTGGCTATATAGCAGGCATGTTGTTATATTATTCTCAGATTTCTTCATCATCAGCAACAATGACGATCTTCAATGAGACTACAAGACTTGAAGTTTCGCAATAGAATATTTCGCCACCTCTCGCAGCCGCCTTCAATACCCGCAGCAGGGGTCTTGCGGATCCCCTGCCGCCATCCGGCGATCTCTGAAAGAGCGAATTTAAAAGAGATAATATAGCAGCATTGTTGCAAATGCCGCCCCATTTCTGTCGCTCGTGCACGGCTCCCCTGCTTGCCGCTGATGGTCATGGCGAGTGCATCTCATGCCTAGGGAAATCCAATGCTGAGGATGCGCTCAAGGAGACAGAATGTCCTTATTTCAAAGATATGAGTCTCTCCTCTCTAAGCTCACGGGTATCTTTCTTTTCAAGAAGCGACCTGCCCCTCGCAACCTCCCATTTTTTTCCTTCCAGGAGCCTGCGAGGTAAAAACAACGGGGCAGAGGACTTTGCACCCGGAGATGAGCATGCTCACGCCGGCCCCAGCCCCACCCCTGCATGCCTCACTCTCTCAGCATAGAGAGGATTCCCCCGTCCTCTTCTCTCCCAGCCAGACCAGCATTCCTCAATGGCTGATAGCAACTGTTTGGTGGGAATGAGTCCAATGAACTCACTTAGTCGTGACTCGCCCCCTACTCAGCCCGCCTACATGCCTTCTCTTCCTTCGCCCTCATGAGGGTCAACAGCACCAAAGAGAAGAGGTTCAACAAGATGCCTCCCCTGGATGAGTCTGTGGCTGCGTGTCTTTGCCTGCTCATGGCTATTGCCTGGAAGGCAAAAGTCACCCACCCGGACAGGCTATGCATCTGCTGGACAAGCAGCCTTGGCGTTTCATTCTATGGTGGTCCTACAGGCCTAACAGGCCAAAGTCCATCCCAGACCTCTCAGTTTTCAGAGAGCTGTGTAGTACGAATGACCTGGGTTTATGTGCCTTCAAGGCCATGGCCCAGGTGATACACAGGTCCATGGTCAGTCTAGTGGCATTAAAGCTACAGCTGGACCTACCCCCAAGCAGCCTCTGTTGTGCCTCCAAGCACCCCGTTCAGTTCTGGGTGCGAACGGCAGTGTGTTTTTGATCAGCTCCGCTGTTATAAtgggaaaaataaaacacaaatattttcaaaaagagagtaGATTTCCTCTTCCGCTTATCATTAGTATCAGGTCATTAATCCAACCCATTGCCACATGGGCCGAGACCTGGGAGGCCATCCCCGGAGTGTCAGACTGGGTTTTGGGGATAATAAAATGAGGTTCCCACATTGGTTTAGACCAAGGACGCACATGTCCTGAGCTCCGAGGTGGTGAAATTACTGGTGAAAGGAGCCATAAAAACAGTTCCCCCAGGTCAGAGcaagtcaggcttttacagccatTCTTTCCTAGCCCCCCAAAAGAGATGGCAGTCTCTTACCCATCCTCAATCTCAGATGACTGAACTGTGCCCTTATGAAATGGGCATTCAGGATGACTACTTTGAAACAGATCCTCTCGCAAGTGTGCCCATGGGACTGGTTCTTTTCTCTGGATCTGAAAGAAGCATACTTTCACATCCAAAGCGACGAACTACTCTCTCACAGGTTCTTTCTCCTCAGCCACTTGGAATGCCTGGGTCTCAGGGTCAATTTTGCCAAGAACGCTCTGTCTCCCTATTCTTTTGGTAGCCCCTCTCTGGAGGAACCAACACTGGTTCGCTGAGCTGTCCCAGCTGCTTTTAGCAGCTCCATGGCCCATTCCCCCTAGGACGAGACCTCCTCTCTCAGACGAACAGAACGATTTGGCACCCCCAGCTGAGCTATGGGCTCAGCACATCTGGCCTCCCGATGGGAGCATGCGGACCTCCCTGGGAGTGTGTTAAATACAGTCTCTCAGGCTAGAGCACTGTCCATGAGATGCCTCTATGCCCTTAAATGGTAGGTCTTCTCTACCTAGTGCACGTCCCGCAGCGAAGACACAGCTTCCTGTGACATACCGCTAATATTGTCCTTCCTGCAAGAGCTGTTCGACAAGGAGAGTTCCCCTTCTGTGCTCAAGGTCTATGTAGCAGCCATAGCAGCTTATCATGCTCCTTTAGCTGGCCAATCTGTGGGCAGGAACAACCTGGTTGTTCGCTTCTTAAAGGTGTCAAGGAGGCTTAACCCGACTCATCCCGCTACAGTCCCTACATAGGATCTGTTCACAGTCCCGAGGACTCTAAAGAGCCCCACCTTTGAGCTGCTACAATCGGTTGACCTTCGTTCCATGATGTTAAAAACCATTCTGCTACTGGAGTTAACATCGGTAAAGTGGATGGGAGATCTACATGTGCTCTTTATGAGCCACTTTTGCATGAAATTCAGGCCCAACAACTCTAAAGTAGTCCTGAAACCAAGGCTTGGGTACATATCTAAGGTGCTCTCCACTCCATCCAGAGCACAGGTTATAACTCTGTCAGGGCTTCCTCCCTCAGAGGATGACCAGGAGTTGAATTTACTCTGCCCCGTTAGGGCTCTCAGGATCTATATCGACCATTCCGCCCCAATCAGGCAGTCGGAACAACTCTTTATATGCCTTCCTGTGCTCTTGGCCCTCACCAAGTGCCGAGGCTGTAGGGGGGTTTTGTTGGATAGTTTACTTATGGCTGGGCTGACCTCTGCAAGTTTTGCCTTATTTCCTCCTGCAGGGCTTCCCTGCAAATTACTTGGTCCCTTTGTGCCCCTTGTGGTTCTTAAGGCAAGTATGAGTCGTTCCTCTAAGCATAGCACGGGGGGATTGTACTGGATGCCCATAGAATCCTATGGCGGCAAGCCCACTTATACAGTATAGGCAGACGGCCCCGCCCATATTGGCAGTCTCTAATGAGATGATGAGCTCCGCTGCCGAGCCATTGgttcttttttaatttactgCATGTACCAATGGCCATGTAGTTACACTGCATTATTAAAAAGACTTCAGTCATTGAAGAAAAAGGagttttcccatagcgtcttagcagaCTCGGTACTCATTCACATATCTCCGGGAACCGAGGTTAAGTTTGTAACTTAtgacaaataatttataaataataataatacttattaaacTATGCGCATATATTTCTCCAGTGaaatatgtgtgtatgtttaaaAATGGCACGCTAGTATTTCAataaaatactgatttaaataaaatattgcagtactattgtaaaaaaaaaaaaaattacagtaatgagtatttatttatcattacagTCATTACAATTTGGGgtcaaatgtgcttaattgtgttTCATCTTCCTGTTTCCTAGAGGATCAAATCCTTTTGCCACAGTGAAGCTCCGTCCCACAGTCACCAACGACAAATCGGCACCAAGGATCCACTGACAGTCATTGCAAAACATCGCCTGCACTCTGACTGGTTCAGAGTCTGCACTAAATGTCTCAATTTGTTGATAAGTATACAATTTAAGTCAACTTCAATATTAGAATGAAAAGAAACTTAATTAAATGGCACTTTGTAAACTAACTTAGTGTTTAATTTGAATGGCTATTTCCAGCTGTATAGCATCATTCAGagcattatttaaattttctttcaGCTAAGTCGGGTGACCTAAATCTTTTAAAGGGGTTATTTTATGATAAATGGAATTAGGCATACTATTAAAACATTGTCCAAAAAGGACAAATGTTACAGAATAGCTTTATGACATCAGATTGATGAACACCTAAGTTTCCATATTTACACATCAACACAAGGGAGAGGGTTAAAATGGTCATAAATATTAAATGGACTAAAATAATCAACATAATTGCAAGTCGAAAAACGTTTTGACTcttttaaattcataaattcatCGTGTTGTTTTATGGTGTTAAGTCTGATTACTATATTTGTTttcatgtgtgcatatgtgtctGAATGTTGTGTATTTgatatttataatatgtatatgtttttgtgagtgtttttaataggtttagaacaaattttacaaaagttttttttgtttaagaactattattcatttattacgaAGGAACAAATCATGTATATTTATTGTGCGATTGTCTAGTTGAGTGTTattatttacagattttttttagggCTGTCAGTTCAATGAATTAATTTACTGGGACCTATTgaaaagaaaaatatgcacaaaaacacaattaagcATGACGTTTCATTTGTGCATACATTTCCTAATGCATTGGTGCACTCATTTATGgtctattttattaataatttgtcatGTCATGTAATTAATTTAACTGACAGCCCAAGCTGGAAAAGTAAACCCCAATTTTAGTAAATAAAAGTTCTTTAATTATTCTTCACattttttaatactaaatatatatataaatatattatattaacactGCACTAGATGAgtcaatgaaataaataaaaaacacactatTTTTTCTCAACGCATGGCTTTATTTGAtctttcttaaatattttttctctCATTTCGTCTCATCCATCTCCTCATGTATTCATCGTGTTCAGTGGCTCTATCACAAGAGAGAAGCAAAAAAGGGAAAGGATGACAGATGGAGTGagataagaagaagaaaagagcATTTTGAGGCATAAACAGAGAAATgtgccaaaataaacaaaaaagaagaGATGGGAGGTCAAAGCAGTACAGGAATCTCTAGGTTCTTATGAGAGACATGGTTAGCTAACTAAAATATACAGagtatgtaaaaaagaaaagttaaataaataaacagggtTAAAGGAGGCGCTTCTGCTCCTGGCTCATGGCAGGATGTGTAGAGACGTACACTATGATTGGCTGTAGGTATTCACAGGAGAGTAGTGGTGTAAAAGGGTTGCCAAATATTGACGATTTACTCGTGCACCAAAGCTTCAAATTCTGAAAAGAAAATTGCAGGTAATTGTggatttgattatattttttgtaattctaGGCAATTTcttatcttaaaaataaataaataaaaacatgaggCACAGTGTTCTATCATTTTTAGGGGTACTGCTCCTTTAAGAGCGCTAGTTTTCTCACCATCTATGCCAATTTTTCCATCTCCATCCTTGTCGGCAGCAGTGAGGAATGCTTTGGTCTCCTTATCAGTGAGATCTCTGCCATCTGCAGAAAAGCCCTTCAGCACAAACCTGTCCAAGAAAAGGGATAAAGCACAATCTGGCAACCCAGGTCACAGCTTCGGCATAACAGTTAAAGGGATATTGTTATAGTGATAATGAaatttaccccatgatttactcaaccTTAAGCCATCCATGAAGTCCAAAAAATTGCACCCATCCACTATAAAAGAAGTCCACTCGGCTCCGGGGgataataaaggccttctgaaatgAAGTGATGCATTcgcggtgcaaaaaaaaaaaaattgccatatTCACAACTTTTGAAACATTTATCTCTAGCTTTCACTAACTGTCGTACGCTCGTTCACGAGACAGTGCCATCCATCGGAAGACATAAAACGTAGGCAAAAAGTGACGATCGCGGAAGAAGAGGAGAGAGTTAAAACACCGGTCACAAATTAGTAGCAcaaaatgtcagaggatttccaTATGAGCCAAGAAgacactggttttcctttgctgtaaacaaaacttttttctCGCAAGACTGTAGCATATTCTCTCCAGAGCTTATGCTACGCCTACATCGTCCACTGGATCACCACTCTCTCGTGAACGAGCATACCAAAGTTAGATAAAGGTTTATGAAGTTGTAtatatatggatatttttctttcatAAATGTATAGTGTTGGTTCAGAATGACTTTTATtaaccccccggagccgtgtggacTTCTTTTATGATGGATTGGTGAAATTTTTTGGACTTGAAATTTTGGGCCACCATCCACCCCCATTATAAAGCATGGATTAGCctggacattatttaatataactcggATTGAATTTGTCTCAAAGAAGAATGTCTTCTACACCTGGGTTGGCTATAGGGTGAGTGAACCATGGGTTAATTTGTGAGTGTCTAAGTATGATAATATAATTCGAATACTCTTGAAAACTGTTCTCATGTGCGGGTTAAACATTGATCCccgcaaaataaataaacaaattgtttTGACTTTGAGGGAGTTTACgatgatatttcacataaaaactaaaattctgtaatcatttgcaCACCTAcgagttgtttcaaacctgtgtgagtttgtttcttctgttgcacacacacacaaacacacacaaattttgAAGTATGTTTGTAACCAAATAGTTGCCTGTAGTCACTGACTCCCATAGTATGgaaaatactatgaaagtcaaaggCTACCATCGACTGTTTggcaacattcttaaaaatatcatacaggtttggaacaacatgagggtcagtaaatgattacagaatcattggtgaactatccctttaagtttaaattaaatgttaagacCACCCAAACTGTCCTAATTTATACCTTGGATTGTTCAGTGTCTTAACTAATTTACTTAATTAGATATCAATTACCACTGAAATAGCAATCGGTCTTCCCTGATGAGTCTGCAGAATTCTTGCCTAAttctcaatctggcaacccagcACTTCCCTGCTGTTGGCCAATGAAGGACAGTCATGTACTGATAATGAATAATAGGGAGCAAAGATGCTGCCAGAAGAGATATAAAGAGTCAATCAATGCAAAAGCGGGATCGCTCTCGGCCCCTCTCCGTCCTTGAGGCCAACAGGAGAGAGCAATAAAGGCAGAATGAGACACCAGCTCTGAAGACGGGCAAAACGACATGCGAATAAAACAAATTTATGGCTCTTGCGCAAAGGATTTAATTCGCAGGGAGATGCCACGAATATAAAACCATGAAGCCGCTTCTCACTTTAGCTCCTCCTCCTCGATGAAGCCACTGGCGTCCACGTCCAGAGCTTTGAAGACCAACTTCACGTTATCAGCAGACAGAGCCTTCAGTCCCACCACGTCAAAGAACTTCTTGTGGTCGAAGCTGTCCACAGCTGtttaaaagaagtacacttaagcTGATGACATTGCGCCGACCGCAGAAAACAAgttagtaaaaatgaacaaaaaaagacATGTACAGTATGGCATGTGACTGACTGTAAGGCAAAAACATTACGCAGAACATGTTTAAATACACTGAATCGAAAGAAGGCAAATTACATCATATGAGGCTAATTATACCCAATATTGACTATAAACACAACATAGCATAGCATGATACCAGAAAGAGAACAGTAACATATTTtaactgttacttaagtaaactgaACCCACAAGAATCATACATTGCATAACCAGATTCATCCGCCAAAATAAATAGTCccactaataaaattaaaaaaattgactttataaaagctcaaataaaaaacgtttatttttttgtggaagaaTTAATGTAAGTGTTTTAACGAAAATATAAGCTTCACATGTCTATTtgtttaattgttgtttttaaaatagacTGATCTGGTAATCGACAAAAAAcggtaattacaaaaaaaaaaaaaaaaaacttgttcaagtttgtaacaacatgagggtgattcaattttgggtgaactatacctttaactaatgtaattaactaatattAAGAAACGGAACATTATTGTGAAGTGATGCCAATTATTATTTACTGCTGAACCCACCTTTGAATTGATTAAGGGCTTTCTTGATATCATCTTCTTTCAAAAGGTTTTTCATGGCCATCTTGACAACTAAAAGatccagagaaagagagagagacaaagagagagagagaggaatattAAGTGCTACATTCTTAAGAAAAATGGTTCTAAACAGTACCAGAAAAGGGTTCTTCGGCTTGTAACAATAGCAGAACCCTTTTTTAGTGCTAAATGGAACCCTTTTATAAGGTTTCATAAAAACCATGCATTGAAAATGCTATATAGAACCTCAATGGtgttataaataaattttttattgatatcttattttcattcatattagtatttttacatattaatatcattattattaatactatttgtATACATTATTTATTGGTATTACAATATCCTACAGTGTCTgttagggtttaaaaaaaaatttaatgacgTGTATTTGTACCAAAAATGACAGTGCTCTAAGAACAGTTATTAACAGAGTACATTAATAAATGACAATTGACattgaacataaataaatacttaaagaaGTCAAACAAAATAGAAACAAGAAATAGTGAAATGAAGACCAAAGTTCCAGTGAAATTCTGTATTTTCATATTCCTCTATGATGCCTGTAAGTTCGTCATTATGTGTATTTTGGTGTGATTGAGTGGCCGTTTCTTTCTGGTTGTAGGATGTGACAGCATCTGAAATACATAATTGATTTCAGAGTTACAATGTGTCTCCCtccatttgtttttgtaaaaacaaaacaaaaaaaaggaccataaattaaatatgtttgtTACTTATTGGTGAAGAGGAGAGAAGTATCCTTAACTTAACAAGGGCTGGTCACACTTACATGTTCTCTTAAACTGAAAAGAACCCATTTACAATTAGTTGTCAAAACAAGTTCAAAgttatagactttttttttttatatatatatatatatacattatatttattgtatcattttcagattttcaaacaAATAGACAGTACAACCACAGGACAGAACCAAACAcaactacaca
This region includes:
- the LOC132131393 gene encoding parvalbumin-7 isoform X1 codes for the protein MAMKNLLKEDDIKKALNQFKAVDSFDHKKFFDVVGLKALSADNVKLVFKALDVDASGFIEEEELKFVLKGFSADGRDLTDKETKAFLTAADKDGDGKIGIDEFEALVHE
- the LOC132131393 gene encoding parvalbumin-7 isoform X2, which codes for MAMKNLLKEDDIKKALNQFKAVDSFDHKKFFDVVGLKALSADNVKLVFKALDVDASGFIEEEELKAFLQMAEISLIRRPKHSSLLPTRMEMEKLA
- the LOC132131421 gene encoding brain-specific angiogenesis inhibitor 1-associated protein 2-like protein 2 isoform X1, producing MSGANSDLLHRSTLSVYNNLMDQFNPGLQKLVTLGNSYIKAFQALALTSEAYFSALAKMGEQALHTLSSRSLGDVLIQISETQRKLTAEVEGVFQWFHIEVLQAMDKNVKLDEEYIEGSRRVYELEVRNQAAALERQLRRGVFRDSLEGSEYMQYLRQSQHEILKEEERRYRFLAEKHGGLTQSLLYLINKTGVSLQQRADGWKEKVSESRSSRPRTPTPSDQEAQLKSSLGSLLQTGDREMDREPLGRVPSRAPSPLPSRSRSSSVGESLGLGGGRSMRTIVSHPASSNPVLLPFARGDMVTVLIQEPRNGWLYGRHDSSLRQGWFPAAYVGSTEDFLPLGSSSTSHRSHSMNNLLEPTSQSEYSDTQGYSDIPSPVVPMRRASADLRPVSPLPEKKAESNNEVKNSQKTYNEIPLPAAPLRRGSADIRPISPLPDRRAESHFESKVEHKNYNELPPPAPPLPNSPLPERKTESTSECLQRPTTHGQPPEHPLFPRGSNPFATVKLRPTVTNDKSAPRIH
- the LOC132131421 gene encoding brain-specific angiogenesis inhibitor 1-associated protein 2-like protein 2 isoform X2, with amino-acid sequence MSGANSDLLHRSTLSVYNNLMDQFNPGLQKLVTLGNSYIKAFQALALTSEAYFSALAKMGEQALHTLSSRSLGDVLIQISETQRKLTAEVEGVFQWFHIEVLQAMDKNVKLDEEYIEGSRRVYELEVRNQAAALERQLRRGVFRDSLEGSEYMQYLRQSQHEILKEEERRYRFLAEKHGGLTQSLLYLINKTGVSLQQRADGWKEKVSESRSSRPRTPTPSDQEAQLKSSLGSLLQTGDREMDREPLGRVPSRAPSPLPSRSRSSSVGESLGLGGGRSMRTIVSHPASSNPVLLPFARGDMVTVLIQEPRNGWLYGRHDSSLRQGWFPAAYVGSTEDFLPLGSSTSHRSHSMNNLLEPTSQSEYSDTQGYSDIPSPVVPMRRASADLRPVSPLPEKKAESNNEVKNSQKTYNEIPLPAAPLRRGSADIRPISPLPDRRAESHFESKVEHKNYNELPPPAPPLPNSPLPERKTESTSECLQRPTTHGQPPEHPLFPRGSNPFATVKLRPTVTNDKSAPRIH
- the LOC132131421 gene encoding brain-specific angiogenesis inhibitor 1-associated protein 2-like protein 2 isoform X3; its protein translation is MSGANSDLLHRSTLSVYNNLMDQFNPGLQKLVTLGNSYIKAFQALALTSEAYFSALAKMGEQALHTLSSRSLGDVLIQISETQRKLTAEVEGVFQWFHIEVLQAMDKNVKLDEEYIEGSRRVYELEVRNQAAALERQLRRGVFRDSLEGSEYMQYLRQSQHEILKEEERRYRFLAEKHGGLTQSLLYLINKTGVSLQQRADGWKEKVSESRSSRPRTPTPSDQEAQTGDREMDREPLGRVPSRAPSPLPSRSRSSSVGESLGLGGGRSMRTIVSHPASSNPVLLPFARGDMVTVLIQEPRNGWLYGRHDSSLRQGWFPAAYVGSTEDFLPLGSSSTSHRSHSMNNLLEPTSQSEYSDTQGYSDIPSPVVPMRRASADLRPVSPLPEKKAESNNEVKNSQKTYNEIPLPAAPLRRGSADIRPISPLPDRRAESHFESKVEHKNYNELPPPAPPLPNSPLPERKTESTSECLQRPTTHGQPPEHPLFPRGSNPFATVKLRPTVTNDKSAPRIH